A region of Candidatus Nezhaarchaeota archaeon DNA encodes the following proteins:
- a CDS encoding 2-dehydropantoate 2-reductase codes for MKIAFIGAGAIGGLFGGLLHSSGHQVVFIDREHKIPTLSSTGLKLEMSDSSIITVKPTFKPSLIGLKDIDVCIVTVKAYDTISAINHIVDANLKCPVILLQNGLGVEEEAENVLGRGVARGVTNCGAMVEELGVVRVRGIGKTILGAKSEELLKACFELVDALKDAGLPAKVTRNVEGAVWTKTIINSSINPLGTLMNMRNGELIENEHTRALMAMVATEGWRVASELNVKLEVENPVEEVFRVAKATYNNKNSMLMDILRGRRTEIDYINGAIWKASLKTPTDASLNRTLYLMVKALELSKIKIRT; via the coding sequence GTGAAGATAGCCTTCATAGGGGCTGGAGCGATCGGAGGTCTATTTGGAGGCCTGCTTCATAGCAGTGGTCACCAAGTGGTCTTTATTGACAGGGAGCACAAAATACCCACACTATCATCAACCGGCCTAAAACTTGAAATGTCAGACTCCTCAATTATAACAGTCAAACCAACATTTAAACCAAGTTTAATTGGCTTGAAGGACATAGATGTATGCATAGTAACGGTTAAGGCGTACGACACCATCTCAGCTATTAACCACATTGTTGATGCCAACTTGAAATGTCCCGTAATTCTACTTCAAAATGGACTTGGAGTTGAGGAGGAAGCAGAGAATGTACTTGGTAGGGGTGTAGCGAGGGGTGTAACGAATTGTGGGGCAATGGTGGAGGAGTTAGGGGTGGTAAGAGTTAGGGGGATAGGTAAGACTATTTTAGGAGCTAAATCCGAGGAACTACTGAAAGCTTGCTTCGAACTTGTCGACGCTCTCAAGGATGCTGGCTTGCCAGCTAAGGTAACCAGAAACGTTGAGGGTGCCGTCTGGACTAAAACCATCATTAACTCGTCGATAAACCCCTTGGGAACGTTGATGAACATGCGAAATGGCGAGCTCATAGAGAATGAACATACCAGAGCTCTAATGGCAATGGTTGCGACTGAAGGTTGGAGGGTAGCCTCAGAGCTCAATGTGAAGCTTGAGGTTGAAAACCCAGTAGAGGAGGTTTTCAGAGTAGCTAAAGCTACTTACAATAACAAGAACTCAATGCTGATGGACATTCTAAGAGGCAGAAGAACTGAAATTGACTACATAAACGGAGCAATATGGAAAGCATCATTAAAGACGCCCACCGACGCATCATTAAACCGAACCCTATACCTCATGGTAAAGGCGCTTGAATTATCAAAGATTAAAATTAGGACATGA
- a CDS encoding orotidine 5'-phosphate decarboxylase, with protein MERAILQLALDFINLHRAIKVAKEALKGGVDWLEAGTPLIKSEGLNSVRELKKNFPGVPIVADMKTLDTGAVEVEAAAKAGADVVIIMGLADDSTIKEAIEAARRVGAKIMIDLMNVDDMIGRAVEVERLGVDYICVHVGIDQQMRGMKPLDVLKQVVDVVRIPVAVAGGINSETAAQAVEAGASIVIVGGAITKAENAEEAARTIKQAMLTRKPIATTLYKKFTESELIEAFKKVSTPNIADAMHRRGAMKGLIPITLGVKMVGKAVTVRAYPGDWSKPIQAIDVAEPGSVIVIDAGGAEEAVWGELASWSCVVKGIAGVVIDGAIRDVDIIRELKFPAFARWINPRAGEPKGFGEINVEITCGGVIVRPGDWVIGDDNGVVVVPKEIAVEVANRSIDVMEKENRIREEIKRGSTLSKVLELKKWEKVIG; from the coding sequence ATGGAGAGAGCAATACTACAGCTGGCACTGGACTTCATAAATCTTCATCGAGCTATTAAAGTGGCCAAGGAAGCTTTGAAGGGAGGTGTAGATTGGCTCGAGGCTGGAACTCCACTCATCAAAAGTGAGGGGCTAAATAGCGTAAGGGAGCTAAAGAAGAACTTTCCTGGAGTACCAATAGTAGCCGACATGAAGACCTTAGATACTGGCGCAGTAGAGGTTGAAGCAGCAGCTAAAGCTGGTGCCGACGTGGTCATAATAATGGGGTTAGCCGACGACAGCACAATTAAGGAGGCCATCGAGGCTGCGAGGAGGGTTGGAGCGAAGATAATGATCGACTTGATGAACGTCGATGACATGATAGGCCGAGCAGTTGAAGTAGAGAGGTTGGGAGTTGACTACATTTGTGTTCATGTGGGCATAGATCAGCAGATGAGGGGGATGAAGCCCCTTGACGTGTTGAAGCAAGTTGTTGATGTTGTAAGGATCCCGGTAGCTGTTGCAGGAGGGATTAATAGCGAGACAGCAGCTCAAGCCGTTGAAGCTGGAGCATCCATAGTGATAGTGGGGGGAGCAATAACGAAGGCCGAGAATGCTGAGGAGGCAGCTCGAACCATAAAGCAAGCAATGCTAACTAGGAAGCCCATAGCTACAACACTCTACAAGAAATTTACAGAGAGCGAGCTCATTGAGGCTTTCAAGAAGGTCTCAACACCAAATATAGCTGATGCAATGCATAGAAGGGGTGCAATGAAGGGCCTCATACCAATAACGCTTGGAGTTAAGATGGTTGGTAAGGCTGTGACTGTTAGAGCATATCCAGGTGATTGGTCTAAGCCCATTCAAGCAATAGACGTAGCTGAACCAGGCTCAGTTATAGTCATAGATGCAGGCGGAGCTGAGGAAGCTGTTTGGGGCGAGCTAGCGTCGTGGAGTTGTGTGGTGAAGGGTATAGCTGGCGTAGTTATAGATGGAGCCATAAGGGATGTCGACATCATAAGGGAGCTCAAATTCCCTGCTTTCGCTAGGTGGATAAATCCAAGAGCTGGTGAACCAAAGGGTTTTGGTGAGATAAATGTTGAGATAACATGTGGAGGGGTAATTGTCAGACCTGGAGACTGGGTGATAGGTGACGATAACGGTGTTGTGGTAGTACCAAAGGAGATAGCAGTTGAGGTGGCCAATAGATCCATAGACGTTATGGAAAAGGAGAACAGAATTAGAGAGGAGATAAAGAGGGGGAGCACTCTCTCAAAGGTTCTAGAACTTAAGAAGTGGGAGAAGGTCATAGGGTAA
- the cysS gene encoding cysteine--tRNA ligase, producing MVINVYNTLTRSIEPFEPFNPPRVGMYVCGPTVYDYTHVGHARTYVAFDVIKRFLRLKGFEVIHVQNITDIDDKIINRANKENVDWRVIAETYTRDYLEALDKLHIETDFHPKATQHIDEMIRFTSKLMEAGFAYESGGSVYFDVDKFLDYGKLSKRVKGEGWRQEEEHIHEKKRPYDFALWKRAKPGEPWWESPWGPGRPGWHVECSVMSSFYLGNRIDIHGGGSDLIFPHHENEIAQSEAAYGVKPWVKYWLHAGYLTIRGEKMSKSLGNIIPLKDVFSKYKPEALRLMLSLTHYRSTIDFSYELLERYERIYERIKNCAELLMRIVSSEPPNFKVSDDELKLARKIDDDLLNFINSMENDFNGARAAIYLHDIVSIAYSHVMPSGKVELALRALNSLKRINQVLAILDDVFKVKGFERELVDKLVKIVVDIRQMHRDRREYEIADKIRMQLESLGIKLMDSKAGTKWIYI from the coding sequence TTGGTCATTAACGTCTACAACACTCTAACCCGGTCGATAGAGCCTTTTGAGCCATTCAACCCTCCAAGGGTTGGAATGTACGTGTGCGGCCCAACGGTCTACGACTACACGCACGTAGGTCACGCTAGAACCTACGTAGCTTTTGACGTGATAAAGCGATTCCTTAGGCTAAAGGGGTTCGAAGTTATCCACGTCCAGAACATAACCGATATAGATGATAAGATAATAAACAGAGCTAATAAGGAGAACGTGGACTGGAGGGTCATAGCGGAAACCTACACTAGAGACTACCTTGAAGCTCTAGACAAGCTACACATAGAGACCGACTTTCACCCCAAAGCGACTCAACACATAGACGAGATGATACGCTTCACCTCCAAGCTTATGGAGGCTGGGTTCGCTTACGAGAGCGGTGGGAGCGTCTACTTCGATGTAGACAAGTTCTTGGACTACGGCAAACTATCTAAGAGGGTTAAGGGTGAGGGGTGGAGGCAAGAGGAGGAACACATTCATGAGAAGAAGAGGCCCTACGACTTCGCTTTGTGGAAGAGGGCTAAGCCTGGAGAGCCTTGGTGGGAGAGCCCGTGGGGTCCCGGGAGGCCTGGGTGGCACGTAGAGTGTTCAGTTATGAGCAGCTTCTACTTAGGAAATAGGATCGACATACACGGAGGGGGATCAGACCTAATCTTTCCACATCATGAGAACGAGATAGCTCAGAGCGAAGCAGCTTATGGTGTTAAGCCATGGGTCAAGTACTGGCTCCATGCAGGGTACCTGACGATAAGGGGGGAGAAAATGAGCAAGAGCTTGGGGAACATAATCCCTCTAAAGGACGTATTCTCCAAGTACAAGCCTGAGGCCCTCAGATTAATGCTATCTTTGACCCACTATAGGAGTACCATCGACTTCTCCTACGAGCTATTGGAGCGCTATGAGAGGATCTATGAGAGGATTAAGAATTGCGCTGAACTATTGATGAGGATTGTGTCCAGCGAACCCCCTAACTTTAAGGTCTCGGATGACGAACTAAAGCTGGCGAGGAAGATCGATGATGACTTGCTGAACTTCATAAACTCGATGGAAAATGACTTTAATGGCGCAAGAGCTGCAATCTATCTTCACGACATAGTTTCAATAGCTTACAGCCACGTGATGCCAAGCGGGAAAGTAGAGCTGGCATTAAGGGCCTTGAATTCCTTAAAGAGGATCAATCAGGTCCTAGCGATCCTAGATGACGTCTTCAAGGTCAAAGGCTTTGAAAGAGAACTCGTAGACAAGTTGGTTAAGATAGTGGTTGACATCAGACAAATGCATAGAGATCGAAGAGAGTACGAGATAGCCGACAAGATAAGGATGCAGCTTGAGTCACTCGGCATCAAGCTCATGGACTCAAAGGCTGGAACCAAGTGGATTTACATTTAA
- the trm14 gene encoding tRNA (guanine(6)-N2)-methyltransferase: protein MLKFMATTIGGMEDIAAEEVRELGGSSIEVGSERLFFDGDEDLIYRINIESRCLHKLIIVLNRGKALSLRDIYSAAKSIEYEEYMGLDQTFAVRTTRVGVHDYTSIDVSATVGQAIIDHFMEVKRARPKVNLKDPDVEVSIYVKDDDVTIGINTSGESLHRRNYRVYDHPAAVKTTIASCMLRTAKWQGEGLLDPMCGGGTIVVEAALMARRFPPGFFRRRFAFTRLLIYDPRKHRSELERSLNEVDRKKLVIWGFDISPKHVRGAMLNASSAGVDDTISFSIRDATKEEAYKGVNTKLIVVNPPYGIRQLRPKALMEFYVKFLRTISNCLSGSNLTLITGAPKVFEEASAKIGCKVLEVRRVKHGELPAKVYSIAL, encoded by the coding sequence TTGCTTAAATTCATGGCGACCACCATTGGGGGGATGGAGGACATAGCTGCAGAGGAGGTTAGAGAGCTTGGAGGCTCCAGCATTGAGGTTGGGAGCGAGAGGTTGTTCTTTGATGGTGATGAGGATCTAATTTATCGAATCAATATCGAGTCGAGGTGTCTGCACAAGCTCATAATCGTTCTAAATCGTGGTAAGGCCTTAAGTCTACGTGACATCTATTCAGCCGCCAAGTCCATTGAGTACGAGGAGTACATGGGGCTCGATCAGACATTTGCCGTTAGAACGACGAGAGTAGGAGTACATGATTACACGAGCATTGACGTATCAGCGACTGTGGGGCAGGCAATAATAGACCACTTCATGGAGGTGAAGAGGGCTCGACCCAAGGTCAACCTCAAGGACCCCGACGTTGAGGTCAGCATCTACGTGAAGGACGACGACGTGACAATAGGCATCAACACAAGCGGCGAGTCCCTCCATAGGAGGAACTATAGGGTCTACGATCATCCAGCTGCAGTGAAGACCACCATCGCATCGTGCATGCTGAGAACGGCTAAGTGGCAAGGTGAGGGGTTGCTTGACCCCATGTGCGGTGGAGGCACAATAGTCGTAGAGGCCGCTCTAATGGCTAGGCGGTTCCCGCCAGGCTTCTTTAGGAGGAGATTTGCGTTCACTAGGCTACTGATCTACGATCCTCGTAAGCATAGGAGCGAGCTGGAGAGGTCATTGAATGAGGTGGACAGGAAGAAATTAGTCATATGGGGGTTCGACATATCTCCTAAACACGTAAGGGGCGCGATGCTGAATGCATCGTCGGCTGGGGTCGACGACACAATAAGCTTCTCAATCAGGGACGCCACGAAGGAGGAAGCGTACAAGGGGGTCAACACTAAGCTCATAGTCGTTAACCCGCCGTACGGAATTAGGCAGCTCAGGCCCAAAGCTCTTATGGAATTCTATGTGAAGTTCCTTAGGACCATATCTAACTGTCTTAGCGGCTCGAATCTCACGTTGATAACTGGAGCCCCCAAGGTGTTCGAAGAGGCTTCAGCGAAGATCGGGTGCAAGGTCCTCGAAGTGCGGAGGGTTAAGCATGGAGAGCTACCAGCTAAAGTCTACAGTATTGCCCTCTAA
- a CDS encoding NAD(P)/FAD-dependent oxidoreductase, translating to MKILESIWISNVKIPNRIVLPAMAMNMAKEGYVTRDVMEHYTKFARNGVGLIIVEGASIDPKAKDLHGGLGIHSDKFCIGLNSLAEEIKLHGSACGIQFLHPGGCATPRVEGNEPAAPSALEYTMFMHGRHAFKAKARELSREEIKRLIELFTEAAGRAKDCGFDFVEINAAHGWLFSQFLSPNTNKRTDEYGGQFENRIRFSLEVLESIKKNVGIPIIFRIDGSFPSYGGVSDEEIVRYAVALERAGVDCLHVSGSLAITPMIIKRGLLLEGAFRVKSAVKVPVIGVGGISARMAVELIEEDKLDLVALGRALLADPDLVVKLKEGRIEDIRPCVRCNDCIDMLFSLRQFKAKCSINPEVKIEKTETPKRIVVVGGGPAGMEFARIARMRGHDVVIVEKSQQLGGNLIAASAPRFKSDLREYLDWLKRKLGDVKLLLNTEATTESIKGLRPDIVVVAIGSEHEVPPIPGIERAVKAVDVLVGRAKVEGKVVILGGGRIGCETALHLAEDGKEVAILEVLPDIALDLERNYRYFLIRELRSKNVKWMCNFKTERIEENKVIGYKDGARVEVDFDSLVLAAGMRSRTLKLDVDAPCYHIGDCVKPGKLRDAIYQAAYLASRI from the coding sequence ATGAAAATACTTGAAAGTATTTGGATCTCCAATGTAAAGATCCCGAACAGAATTGTGCTTCCTGCAATGGCTATGAACATGGCTAAAGAAGGTTATGTGACGAGAGATGTAATGGAGCATTACACAAAATTCGCGAGAAATGGTGTAGGCCTCATAATTGTTGAGGGGGCATCTATTGACCCCAAAGCTAAAGACCTTCATGGAGGCCTAGGCATTCACTCAGATAAGTTCTGCATAGGTTTAAACAGCTTGGCAGAGGAGATAAAGCTTCATGGGTCAGCTTGTGGAATTCAATTCCTTCATCCAGGAGGTTGTGCAACTCCAAGAGTCGAGGGCAATGAACCTGCTGCACCATCAGCACTTGAGTACACGATGTTCATGCACGGAAGACATGCCTTCAAGGCTAAAGCTAGAGAGTTGAGTAGGGAAGAGATAAAGAGACTAATAGAGCTATTTACAGAGGCTGCTGGTAGAGCTAAGGACTGTGGCTTCGATTTCGTTGAGATTAATGCAGCTCACGGTTGGCTTTTTAGTCAGTTTTTATCACCCAATACCAATAAGAGGACAGACGAGTATGGAGGTCAATTCGAAAATAGAATAAGGTTTTCACTGGAAGTTCTTGAGTCAATAAAGAAGAACGTTGGGATTCCCATTATATTCAGGATAGATGGCTCCTTCCCATCCTATGGTGGGGTAAGTGATGAGGAGATCGTAAGGTACGCTGTAGCACTTGAAAGAGCCGGCGTAGACTGCCTGCACGTCAGCGGAAGCCTCGCCATAACCCCAATGATCATTAAGAGGGGTCTACTGCTCGAAGGAGCGTTTAGGGTTAAGTCAGCAGTTAAGGTGCCGGTCATTGGGGTGGGCGGGATATCTGCGAGGATGGCTGTCGAGCTGATCGAGGAGGATAAGTTGGACCTCGTCGCATTGGGCAGGGCGCTTCTAGCCGATCCAGATCTGGTAGTTAAGCTAAAGGAGGGGAGGATTGAGGACATTAGACCATGTGTTAGGTGCAACGATTGCATCGACATGCTATTTAGCTTAAGGCAGTTTAAGGCAAAGTGCTCCATTAATCCAGAGGTCAAGATCGAGAAGACCGAGACGCCAAAGAGGATAGTCGTCGTGGGTGGAGGACCTGCTGGAATGGAGTTCGCTAGGATCGCGAGGATGAGGGGCCACGATGTGGTGATCGTGGAGAAGTCCCAGCAGCTTGGTGGGAACTTGATAGCAGCCTCTGCACCTAGATTCAAGTCAGATCTTCGCGAGTACCTTGATTGGTTGAAGAGAAAGTTGGGTGATGTAAAGCTCCTCCTAAACACTGAAGCTACCACTGAAAGTATTAAGGGGCTAAGGCCTGACATTGTAGTAGTCGCTATAGGCTCAGAACATGAGGTCCCGCCCATACCGGGGATAGAGAGAGCCGTTAAGGCTGTTGATGTGCTAGTGGGGAGGGCTAAAGTTGAGGGTAAGGTCGTCATCCTAGGAGGGGGGAGGATAGGCTGTGAAACAGCCCTTCACTTGGCTGAGGATGGGAAGGAGGTGGCAATACTCGAAGTTTTGCCCGACATAGCGCTAGACCTCGAGAGAAACTACAGGTATTTCCTCATAAGAGAGTTGAGGAGCAAGAACGTGAAGTGGATGTGTAACTTCAAGACTGAGAGGATCGAGGAGAATAAGGTGATAGGTTACAAGGATGGAGCTAGGGTCGAAGTGGACTTCGATAGCTTAGTGCTGGCAGCTGGAATGCGTTCACGGACCCTTAAGCTGGACGTTGATGCTCCATGCTACCACATAGGCGATTGTGTCAAGCCGGGCAAGCTTAGAGATGCCATCTACCAAGCAGCCTACCTCGCATCGAGAATTTAA
- a CDS encoding ARMT1-like domain-containing protein — MKLKPECVPCILNVRRRELEMLELGEEESLRVMIEIARLLGLHASPEINVTKLASIVYRKLKELTVEDPYLYVREFALSRCKEVESLCRDMLRNLEGYGRFKLAVKLSLIGNSFDYGVSGFEPPKLESIPELIRTMVIEIDDTLQLYETLKASYSVYLLDNIEELPFDMALISEMRRLGCRVTAIAKSGYFQNDVTIHDAEQVGLRMIVDKLIESGTDGSSIFLDEVSSEVKRELTSCNVIIAKGMAHYEYLSEVPLRSKTFFLLRAKCRPIAQELKVSNGSYVVLRGSRISF, encoded by the coding sequence TTGAAGTTAAAGCCTGAGTGTGTGCCATGCATACTGAATGTGAGGAGACGAGAACTGGAGATGCTCGAGCTAGGCGAAGAGGAGTCCCTCCGAGTTATGATAGAGATAGCTAGGCTTCTAGGGCTTCATGCAAGCCCCGAGATCAATGTGACAAAGCTTGCCTCAATCGTTTACAGAAAGTTGAAAGAGCTTACAGTTGAAGATCCCTACCTCTATGTTCGAGAATTTGCATTGAGTAGGTGTAAGGAGGTAGAAAGCCTCTGCCGTGATATGCTTAGAAACCTCGAAGGCTATGGAAGGTTTAAGTTAGCTGTTAAACTGTCGTTAATCGGCAATAGCTTTGATTACGGAGTTTCAGGTTTTGAGCCTCCAAAGCTCGAAAGCATACCCGAACTGATAAGGACCATGGTCATTGAGATTGATGACACCCTCCAACTCTACGAAACGTTAAAGGCCTCTTACAGCGTCTACCTCTTAGATAATATTGAGGAGCTCCCCTTCGATATGGCTTTAATTAGTGAGATGAGGAGACTAGGGTGCCGAGTTACAGCTATAGCGAAGTCGGGATACTTTCAAAACGACGTAACAATCCACGATGCTGAGCAGGTCGGTCTTCGCATGATTGTAGACAAGCTAATTGAGAGTGGGACTGATGGCTCAAGCATCTTCCTAGACGAAGTTTCAAGTGAAGTAAAGAGAGAGCTCACTTCGTGTAACGTGATAATAGCGAAGGGCATGGCCCACTACGAGTACCTATCCGAGGTTCCACTAAGGAGCAAAACATTCTTCTTATTGAGAGCTAAGTGCAGGCCCATCGCTCAAGAGCTTAAGGTAAGCAACGGAAGTTACGTGGTACTTAGAGGCTCAAGAATCAGTTTTTAG